In a genomic window of Nodosilinea sp. E11:
- a CDS encoding penicillin-binding protein 2 yields the protein MASSAYSARRRRRRRLTSSPPVGVAPTTAATRVRVLLVWGLLVLSLMAIAGRLAWLQLVQGDNLASLAQQQRLSTPVQRQLRHSIVDRQGNVLAADHVVYTLYVHPRLFTLSMQEVATALSPLLETPVSNLMGQFSRQPTGIRLVDGLSEATVDRIRALRMNGLELHPQQQRFYPQQQLFAPIVGFVNFDGQPQAGLELAYQEQLSLLPPSDDTAVTAAEALSDPAVYGPPDSLFAENAATPDSATDTPPQHWPSGSASLHLTLDSRLQRAAQQELQAVVDRHRAKRGTVMVMDAHTGEMLALASVPTYDPNQYFRADLSDLRSWAISDLYEPGSTFKPINIAIALEAGLITADEIVNDSGQIQFGEWKIRNHDFVTAGGRGLISVTDVLKYSSNIGMIRIMQKMPASDYFAWLQQLSLDGLTGIDLPAEAAGQMKNREQFINSRVEPATTSFGQGFSLSPIKMLQLQATLANGGKLVTPHVVRGMIAPDGRELWVPDRPQPKTIFSPQTTEQVLTMMEAVVATGTGDSAKVPGYRIGGKTGTAQKAAASGGYGRGRVTSFVGILPIDAPRYVVLAIIDEPQGDDAYGSTVAAPLVKKVTEALVVLEGLPPTDN from the coding sequence ATGGCTAGTTCTGCCTATTCTGCCCGTCGTCGTCGTCGCCGTCGTCTTACGTCTAGCCCTCCGGTGGGCGTGGCTCCCACGACAGCTGCGACGCGAGTGCGAGTGCTGTTGGTGTGGGGGTTGTTGGTACTATCGCTCATGGCGATCGCCGGTCGCTTGGCGTGGCTACAGCTAGTGCAGGGAGACAATCTGGCCAGTTTGGCCCAACAGCAGCGCCTCTCAACGCCAGTGCAGCGGCAGTTGCGCCACTCGATTGTCGATCGCCAGGGCAATGTGCTGGCTGCTGACCATGTGGTGTATACGCTCTACGTGCACCCGCGACTGTTTACGCTGTCGATGCAGGAAGTGGCAACGGCCCTCAGTCCCCTGTTAGAGACGCCAGTCTCTAACCTGATGGGTCAGTTTAGTCGCCAGCCCACAGGCATTCGCTTAGTTGATGGTCTGTCTGAGGCCACCGTCGATCGCATTCGTGCCCTACGCATGAATGGGTTAGAGCTGCACCCGCAGCAGCAGCGATTTTACCCCCAGCAGCAACTGTTTGCCCCCATCGTGGGCTTTGTCAATTTTGATGGGCAGCCCCAGGCGGGCTTAGAGCTGGCTTACCAAGAGCAGCTCTCCCTGCTGCCCCCTAGCGACGACACGGCAGTGACGGCAGCCGAGGCCCTCTCTGATCCAGCAGTTTATGGGCCTCCAGACAGTCTTTTTGCCGAAAATGCCGCTACCCCCGACTCAGCTACCGATACCCCACCTCAGCATTGGCCTAGTGGTAGTGCCAGCCTGCACCTGACCCTCGATAGCCGACTGCAGCGGGCAGCCCAGCAAGAGCTACAGGCGGTCGTCGATCGCCATCGAGCGAAGCGGGGCACGGTCATGGTGATGGATGCCCACACCGGCGAAATGCTAGCCCTGGCCAGTGTGCCTACCTATGACCCCAACCAATACTTCCGCGCTGACCTCAGCGATCTGCGCAGCTGGGCGATTAGCGACCTCTACGAGCCAGGGTCTACCTTTAAGCCGATCAACATTGCGATCGCCCTAGAAGCCGGGTTGATTACCGCCGATGAAATCGTCAACGACAGTGGTCAGATTCAGTTTGGCGAGTGGAAAATTAGAAACCACGACTTTGTCACCGCAGGCGGACGCGGTCTCATTTCAGTCACCGATGTGCTGAAGTATTCCAGCAACATCGGCATGATTCGGATTATGCAAAAAATGCCTGCCTCCGACTACTTTGCCTGGCTGCAACAGCTCAGCTTAGATGGTCTTACCGGCATTGATTTGCCCGCCGAGGCAGCTGGGCAAATGAAAAATCGTGAGCAGTTCATCAACAGCCGGGTAGAACCGGCTACTACGTCCTTTGGGCAGGGGTTTTCGCTCTCGCCCATTAAGATGTTGCAATTACAGGCTACATTGGCGAACGGTGGCAAGCTGGTAACGCCCCACGTGGTGCGCGGCATGATCGCCCCCGATGGCCGAGAACTGTGGGTGCCCGATCGCCCTCAGCCCAAAACTATCTTCTCGCCCCAGACCACTGAGCAGGTGCTGACCATGATGGAAGCTGTCGTGGCCACCGGCACCGGTGATTCGGCGAAGGTGCCTGGCTACCGCATTGGGGGCAAGACGGGCACAGCGCAAAAAGCGGCAGCGTCGGGGGGGTATGGCCGGGGTCGAGTGACCAGCTTTGTGGGCATTTTGCCGATCGATGCGCCCCGTTACGTCGTGCTGGCGATCATTGATGAACCCCAGGGTGACGATGCCTACGGCTCCACTGTCGCCGCTCCTCTCGTGAAAAAAGTAACTGAGGCGCTGGTGGTTTTAGAAGGCTTGCCTCCCACCGACAACTAA
- the ilvB gene encoding biosynthetic-type acetolactate synthase large subunit, with protein sequence MTTTPVATPNSVLVRRASGAFALIDSLRRHGVEHIFGYPGGAILPIYDELYRAEAAGGISHILVRHEQGGAHAADGYARATGKVGVCFGTSGPGATNLVTGIATAQMDSVPMVVITGQVPSHAIGSDAFQETDIFGITLPLVKHSYVARRPDQIPQMVAEAFYIAQTGRPGPVLIDIPKDIGLAEFDYVPVEPGQVNLPGYKPTIKGNPRQINHALRLLRQSERPLLYVGGGAITANAHAEVLRLAEYFQIPVTTTLMGKGSFDEHHPLGLGMLGMHGTAYANFAVSECDLLIAVGARFDDRVTGKLDEFAARAQVIHIDIDPAEVGKNRSPQVPIVGDVKQVLTTLLHRLEEENQVPPPNQTKAWRDRIDRWRRDYPLVVPTYPDVLSPQEVIFELATQAPHAYYTTDVGQHQMWSAQFLKNGPRQWVSSAGLGTMGFGMPAAMGVQVALPNETVICISGDASFQMNLQELGTLAQYGIPVKTVIVNNGWQGMVRQWQQAFHGERYSSSNMEVGMPDFEVLAQAYGIKGMVVRDRDQLSMAVATMLAHDGPVLLDVHVRRDENCYPMVAPGKGNHQMLGLPEVHGTGDGYGPDPCVNCGHQNPSTSNFCSECGTKL encoded by the coding sequence ATGACGACAACTCCCGTTGCTACTCCTAACAGTGTTCTTGTGCGCCGCGCCTCCGGGGCCTTTGCTCTGATTGATAGCCTGAGACGGCATGGGGTAGAGCATATCTTCGGCTACCCCGGTGGGGCGATTCTGCCTATCTATGATGAGCTGTACCGGGCTGAGGCGGCTGGGGGCATTAGCCATATTTTGGTGCGCCACGAGCAGGGGGGTGCCCACGCCGCTGACGGTTACGCTCGCGCTACGGGCAAGGTAGGGGTCTGCTTCGGCACCTCTGGGCCTGGGGCTACTAACCTGGTCACAGGCATCGCCACCGCCCAGATGGACTCGGTGCCCATGGTGGTGATTACCGGTCAGGTGCCCAGCCATGCGATCGGTAGTGACGCCTTTCAGGAGACCGACATTTTTGGCATTACCCTGCCCCTGGTGAAGCATTCCTACGTGGCCCGGCGGCCCGACCAAATTCCTCAGATGGTGGCGGAGGCGTTTTATATTGCCCAGACCGGTCGCCCTGGGCCGGTGCTGATCGATATTCCTAAAGACATTGGCTTAGCCGAGTTCGACTACGTGCCCGTAGAGCCGGGCCAGGTCAATCTGCCGGGTTATAAGCCCACCATCAAGGGCAACCCCCGCCAGATCAACCATGCCCTGCGGCTGCTGCGCCAGAGTGAACGGCCTCTGCTATACGTAGGCGGCGGTGCCATTACCGCCAATGCCCATGCTGAGGTTCTGCGGCTGGCCGAATACTTTCAAATTCCGGTAACGACGACGCTGATGGGCAAGGGGTCGTTTGATGAACACCACCCCTTGGGCCTGGGCATGCTGGGCATGCACGGCACCGCCTACGCCAACTTTGCCGTCAGCGAGTGTGACCTGCTGATTGCGGTGGGCGCTCGCTTTGACGATCGCGTTACCGGCAAGCTCGACGAATTTGCCGCTCGTGCCCAGGTCATTCACATTGACATTGACCCAGCGGAAGTGGGTAAAAACCGTAGCCCCCAGGTGCCGATTGTGGGCGATGTCAAGCAGGTGTTAACCACCCTGCTTCACCGCTTGGAAGAAGAGAACCAGGTGCCACCCCCCAATCAAACTAAGGCCTGGCGCGATCGCATTGACCGCTGGCGACGTGACTACCCCCTGGTGGTGCCGACCTACCCCGACGTGCTGTCGCCCCAAGAGGTGATCTTCGAGCTGGCTACCCAAGCTCCCCACGCTTACTACACCACTGATGTCGGTCAGCACCAGATGTGGTCGGCCCAGTTCTTAAAGAATGGACCTCGCCAGTGGGTTTCTAGCGCTGGTCTAGGCACGATGGGTTTTGGCATGCCTGCGGCGATGGGAGTGCAGGTGGCGCTGCCCAACGAGACAGTGATCTGCATTAGCGGTGACGCTAGCTTCCAGATGAACCTGCAAGAACTCGGCACCCTGGCCCAGTACGGCATTCCGGTGAAGACCGTGATTGTCAACAACGGTTGGCAGGGCATGGTGCGCCAGTGGCAGCAGGCGTTCCACGGCGAACGTTACTCGTCTTCAAATATGGAAGTGGGCATGCCTGACTTTGAGGTGCTAGCCCAGGCCTACGGGATCAAAGGTATGGTGGTGCGCGATCGCGATCAGCTCAGCATGGCCGTTGCCACCATGCTGGCCCACGATGGTCCAGTGCTGCTGGATGTACATGTGCGCCGTGACGAAAACTGCTATCCGATGGTGGCTCCTGGCAAGGGCAACCACCAGATGTTGGGGTTACCCGAGGTGCACGGCACTGGTGATGGCTATGGCCCCGATCCCTGCGTTAACTGTGGCCACCAAAACCCCTCCACCAGCAACTTCTGTTCGGAGTGTGGCACCAAGCTCTAG
- a CDS encoding late competence development ComFB family protein: MTQTIVNLTLPIVTDKIDDILAAYPLYEYRQVFAVPELRQKLTTYVLARLPVVYVTMDSGTACGLESTGHCYSSEQHAQINQLIHQGIEALLGRPEIWQRRHSPERVEVEAIPSSWFG; the protein is encoded by the coding sequence ATGACCCAAACCATTGTCAACTTAACTTTGCCAATCGTAACAGACAAAATTGACGACATTTTAGCCGCCTATCCGCTCTACGAGTACCGTCAGGTTTTTGCCGTTCCTGAACTGCGGCAAAAGCTCACGACTTATGTGCTCGCGCGGTTGCCCGTGGTCTATGTCACCATGGACAGCGGCACCGCCTGCGGTTTGGAGTCCACCGGCCACTGCTATTCCTCTGAGCAGCATGCTCAGATCAACCAGCTCATTCACCAGGGCATTGAAGCCCTGCTGGGTCGGCCTGAAATTTGGCAGCGCCGTCATAGTCCTGAGCGGGTCGAGGTTGAGGCGATTCCTTCTAGCTGGTTTGGTTAG